One Streptomyces sp. SAI-135 DNA segment encodes these proteins:
- the galE gene encoding UDP-glucose 4-epimerase GalE, whose product MKYLVTGGAGYVGGVVAQHLLEAGHEVVVLDNLSTGFREGVPAGAAFIEGDIRDAAKWLDSSFDGVLHFAASSQVGESVVKPEKYWDNNVGGTMALLGAMREAGVSKLVFSSTAATYGEPEEVPIVESAPTRPTNPYGASKLAVDFMITSEANAHGLGAVSLRYFNVAGAYGKQGERHDPESHLIPLILQVAQGRREAINVFGEDYPTPDGTCVRDYIHVADLADAHLLALKAAKPGEHLICNLGNGEGFSVRQVIETVRQVTGHPIPEIVAPRRAGDPATLVASAATAREKLGWNPTRADLAGIVADAWEFARAVSAEREQ is encoded by the coding sequence ATGAAGTACCTGGTGACAGGTGGCGCGGGATACGTCGGCGGTGTCGTGGCCCAGCACCTGCTGGAGGCGGGGCACGAGGTCGTCGTCCTGGACAACCTCTCCACCGGTTTCCGCGAGGGCGTCCCGGCCGGGGCCGCCTTCATCGAGGGCGACATCCGCGACGCCGCCAAGTGGCTGGATTCCTCCTTCGACGGCGTGCTCCACTTCGCCGCGTCCTCGCAGGTCGGCGAGTCGGTCGTGAAGCCCGAGAAGTACTGGGACAACAACGTCGGCGGGACGATGGCGCTGCTCGGCGCCATGCGCGAGGCGGGCGTGAGCAAGCTCGTCTTCTCCTCCACGGCCGCCACCTACGGGGAGCCCGAGGAGGTGCCGATCGTCGAGTCGGCTCCGACCAGGCCCACCAACCCCTACGGCGCCTCCAAGCTCGCCGTCGACTTCATGATCACCAGTGAGGCGAACGCCCACGGCCTCGGCGCCGTGTCCCTGCGCTACTTCAACGTCGCAGGTGCCTACGGCAAGCAGGGCGAGCGGCACGACCCCGAGTCCCACCTCATCCCGCTCATCCTCCAGGTCGCCCAGGGCAGGCGGGAGGCGATCAACGTCTTCGGCGAGGACTACCCGACCCCGGACGGCACCTGCGTCCGCGACTACATCCACGTCGCCGACCTGGCCGACGCCCATCTCCTCGCGCTGAAGGCGGCAAAGCCGGGCGAGCACCTCATCTGCAACCTCGGCAACGGCGAGGGCTTCTCCGTGCGCCAGGTCATCGAGACGGTCCGCCAGGTCACCGGCCACCCGATCCCCGAGATCGTGGCCCCGCGCCGGGCCGGCGACCCGGCCACCCTGGTCGCCTCCGCCGCCACCGCCCGCGAGAAGCTGGGCTGGAACCCGACCCGCGCGGATCTCGCGGGGATCGTCGCGGACGCCTGGGAGTTCGCGCGGGCCGTCAGCGCAGAGAGGGAGCAGTAG
- the galT gene encoding galactose-1-phosphate uridylyltransferase: MKKTSTRLADGRELIYYDLRDDTVRDAVDRRPLERTVTTSEVRRDPLLGDRVAVASHRQGRTYHPPADECPLCPSQGERLSEIPDSSYDVVVFENRFPSLAGDSGRCEVVCFTSDHNASFADLTQEQARLVLDAWTDRTSELSHLPSVEQVFCFENRGAEIGVTLGHPHGQIYAYPFTTPRTALMLRSLAAHKEATGGENLFDAVVESELAGERVVLEGEHWVAFVPYAAHWPYEVHLYPKRRVPDLLGLDEDARTEFPQVYLELLRRFDRIFGEGEPPTPYIAAWHQAPFGQLEEFEGVSRDDFALHLELFTIRRTSGKLKFLAGSESGMNVFINDIRPEAAAQRLREVASS, from the coding sequence GTGAAGAAGACCTCGACCCGGCTGGCCGACGGTCGCGAGCTCATCTACTACGACCTGCGCGACGACACCGTCCGCGACGCCGTGGACCGGCGGCCGCTGGAGCGGACCGTCACCACGTCCGAGGTCCGTCGGGATCCGCTGCTCGGCGATCGCGTGGCCGTCGCCTCGCACCGGCAGGGCCGCACCTACCACCCGCCGGCCGACGAGTGCCCGCTGTGCCCCTCGCAGGGTGAGCGGCTGAGCGAGATCCCGGACTCGTCGTACGACGTCGTGGTCTTCGAGAACCGTTTCCCCTCGCTGGCCGGCGACTCGGGGCGCTGTGAGGTCGTCTGCTTCACCTCGGACCACAACGCGTCCTTCGCCGACCTCACGCAGGAGCAGGCGCGGCTCGTCCTGGACGCATGGACCGACCGGACGTCGGAGCTGTCGCATCTGCCCTCCGTGGAGCAGGTCTTCTGTTTCGAGAACCGGGGTGCGGAGATCGGTGTGACTCTGGGTCACCCGCATGGCCAGATCTACGCCTACCCGTTCACCACCCCTCGCACCGCACTGATGCTGCGTTCTCTCGCGGCCCACAAGGAGGCCACCGGAGGGGAGAACCTCTTCGACGCCGTCGTGGAGAGCGAGCTGGCCGGGGAGCGGGTCGTCCTGGAGGGGGAGCACTGGGTCGCCTTCGTGCCCTACGCGGCGCACTGGCCGTACGAGGTGCACCTCTACCCCAAGCGCCGGGTGCCGGACCTGCTCGGTCTCGACGAGGACGCCCGCACAGAGTTCCCCCAGGTCTATCTGGAACTCTTGAGGCGCTTCGACCGGATTTTCGGCGAAGGTGAGCCGCCCACGCCGTACATCGCCGCCTGGCACCAGGCGCCGTTCGGTCAGCTGGAGGAGTTCGAGGGCGTGAGCCGTGACGACTTCGCGCTGCACCTGGAGCTTTTCACCATTCGTCGCACGTCCGGCAAGCTGAAGTTCCTCGCGGGCTCCGAGTCGGGCATGAACGTGTTCATCAACGACATCCGTCCGGAAGCCGCGGCACAGCGACTGCGAGAGGTAGCGAGTTCATGA
- a CDS encoding sodium:solute symporter family protein → MQTPTKGAYLAAELRLPTNWLDYTILGIYFVVVLGIGFAARRSVKTSLDFFLSGRSMPAWITGLAFISANLAATEILGMAANSAQYGAYTVHWYWIGAIPAMVFLGLVMMPFYYGSKVRSVPEMLLLRFDKWAHLLSSALFAFAAILIAGVNLYALAIVVEALLGWPQWVAIVVAGAFVLAYITLGGLSSAIYNEVLQFFVILAALIPLVVLGLKKVGGWDGLTDKLTARHGADFTTAWGGTGIGSDNPLGANWLTIVLGLGFVLSFGYWTTNFAEVQRALSAKNLSAAQRTPLIAAYPKIFIVFLVMIPGLVAAALVPKIGTPGSDLQYNHAIPYLMQQLLPNGVLGIAVTGLLAAFMAGMAANVSSFNTVFTNDIWARYVVRGREDEYYVRFGRLITVIGVCASVGTAFLASSFSNIMSYLQTLFSFFNVPMFVVFIVGMFWKRASAKSGFWGLLTGTVAAMVNYFWIYKQGIVDIPSDQGANFVSAIVGFVAGAVVMVAVSLFTAPKPAEDLQGLVYGTTSPGMSEPPAAGDDAWYRRPALLGWGAVILAAACYIPFSF, encoded by the coding sequence ATGCAGACCCCCACAAAAGGCGCATACCTGGCCGCCGAGCTCCGGCTCCCCACCAACTGGCTCGACTACACGATCCTCGGCATCTACTTCGTCGTCGTCCTCGGCATCGGCTTCGCGGCCCGCCGGTCGGTGAAGACGAGCCTGGACTTCTTCCTCTCCGGGCGCTCAATGCCGGCCTGGATCACGGGTCTCGCCTTCATCTCGGCCAACCTGGCCGCCACGGAGATCCTGGGAATGGCCGCCAACAGCGCGCAGTACGGCGCCTACACGGTCCACTGGTACTGGATCGGCGCCATCCCGGCCATGGTCTTCCTCGGCCTGGTGATGATGCCCTTCTACTACGGCAGCAAGGTGCGCTCGGTCCCCGAGATGCTCCTGCTGCGCTTCGACAAGTGGGCGCACCTGCTCAGCTCGGCCCTGTTCGCCTTCGCGGCCATCCTGATCGCGGGCGTGAACCTCTACGCCCTGGCGATCGTCGTGGAGGCCCTGCTGGGCTGGCCGCAGTGGGTGGCCATCGTGGTCGCGGGCGCCTTCGTGCTCGCCTACATCACCCTCGGCGGACTGTCCTCCGCGATCTACAACGAGGTCCTGCAGTTCTTCGTGATCCTCGCGGCCCTGATCCCGCTGGTCGTCCTCGGCCTGAAGAAGGTGGGCGGCTGGGACGGCCTCACGGACAAGCTGACGGCCCGGCACGGCGCCGACTTCACCACGGCGTGGGGCGGTACGGGCATCGGCAGTGACAACCCGCTGGGCGCGAACTGGCTGACGATCGTGCTGGGCCTGGGCTTCGTCCTGTCCTTCGGCTACTGGACGACGAACTTCGCGGAGGTCCAGCGGGCCCTGTCGGCGAAGAACCTCTCCGCGGCCCAGCGCACCCCCCTGATCGCCGCCTACCCGAAGATCTTCATCGTGTTCCTGGTGATGATCCCGGGCCTGGTGGCGGCGGCCCTGGTCCCCAAGATCGGCACCCCCGGCTCGGACCTCCAGTACAACCACGCCATCCCGTACCTGATGCAGCAACTCCTGCCGAACGGGGTCCTCGGCATCGCGGTGACGGGCCTGTTGGCCGCGTTCATGGCCGGCATGGCGGCGAACGTCTCGTCCTTCAACACGGTGTTCACCAACGACATCTGGGCGCGCTACGTGGTGCGGGGCCGCGAGGACGAGTACTACGTCCGCTTCGGCCGCCTGATCACGGTGATCGGCGTCTGCGCATCCGTGGGAACGGCCTTCCTGGCCTCCTCCTTCTCCAACATCATGAGCTACCTCCAGACGCTGTTCTCCTTCTTCAACGTGCCGATGTTCGTCGTCTTCATCGTCGGCATGTTCTGGAAGCGGGCGTCCGCGAAGTCCGGCTTCTGGGGTCTGCTCACCGGGACGGTCGCGGCGATGGTGAACTACTTCTGGATCTACAAGCAGGGCATCGTCGACATCCCCTCCGACCAGGGCGCCAACTTCGTCTCCGCGATCGTCGGCTTCGTGGCCGGTGCGGTGGTCATGGTCGCCGTGTCCCTGTTCACGGCCCCCAAGCCCGCCGAGGACCTCCAGGGCCTCGTCTACGGCACGACGTCCCCCGGCATGTCCGAGCCCCCCGCCGCCGGCGACGACGCCTGGTACCGCAGGCCGGCCCTGCTGGGCTGGGGCGCGGTGATCCTGGCCGCCGCCTGCTACATCCCGTTCTCGTTCTGA
- a CDS encoding response regulator transcription factor — MGVRLMVVDDHRLLAEALASALKLRGHRVLAAAAPAAGAAELVISRAPEVCLLGTATPAEPGMFDPVVKIKRERPQVAVLVLGPVPSPRGIAAAFAAGASGYVRHDERIEGVERAIMKARAGEAAVAPQLLQGAFSELLNPAAQPDDEGQRLLQMLTPREVEVLVRVADGEDTRLIAAGMGIAPSTARTHVQRVLMKLGVGSRLEAAALAARTGLLDRAGASGGGTG, encoded by the coding sequence ATGGGAGTTCGGCTCATGGTGGTCGACGACCACCGATTGCTCGCCGAGGCGCTGGCCTCGGCGCTGAAACTGCGCGGGCACCGGGTGCTCGCGGCGGCGGCGCCTGCCGCGGGGGCGGCGGAGCTGGTGATCAGCCGGGCGCCCGAGGTGTGCCTGCTGGGGACGGCCACACCGGCCGAGCCGGGGATGTTCGACCCGGTCGTGAAGATCAAGCGGGAGCGGCCGCAGGTGGCGGTGCTGGTGCTGGGTCCGGTGCCGAGCCCTCGCGGGATCGCCGCCGCGTTCGCCGCGGGGGCCTCCGGCTATGTGCGGCACGACGAGCGGATCGAGGGGGTCGAGCGGGCGATCATGAAGGCCCGGGCGGGGGAGGCGGCGGTCGCTCCGCAGTTGCTCCAGGGGGCGTTCAGCGAACTGCTGAACCCCGCCGCCCAGCCGGACGACGAGGGACAGCGGCTGCTGCAGATGCTGACACCCCGGGAGGTGGAGGTGCTGGTGCGGGTGGCCGACGGGGAGGACACGCGGCTGATCGCGGCGGGGATGGGGATAGCGCCGTCCACGGCCCGGACGCATGTGCAGCGGGTGCTGATGAAGCTGGGGGTGGGGTCTCGGCTGGAGGCGGCGGCGTTGGCTGCGCGGACGGGGCTGCTGGACCGGGCGGGTGCCTCCGGCGGTGGAACCGGGTGA